One Catenulispora sp. GP43 genomic window, TGGCCGGCGCCGTCAGTCTCGCGCTGCTGCCGCTGCTGTATCAGGACGCGCCGACCGTCGCGCACCGCTTCACCGAGCGGTCGATCCCGTTCGTGGCCGTGGCAGTGGTCTGCGGCTTCGGCTCGATCGCGGTGATCTGGAAGCGGCACTACGTCCTGGCCCGCGCCACGGCCGCCACGGCGGTGGTCGGCGTGCTGCTCGGCTGGGCCGCTGCTCAGTACCCTGATCTGGCGGTCGGCGCGGCGACGGCCAAGGACTCGGCGGCCGGCCCGGCGAACCTGCACGCGCTGCTGATCGCCATGGGGTTCGGGCTCGTGGTCATCCTGCCCGCGTTCTACCTGCTTCTGAAGGTCTTCTCAGGGCCCGAAGGGGCGGCCGCGGTACAGGGTCCGCAAACTAAGTAAAGGAGACCCCAAGAACACCCGTGCGAATGCCAAGACGCGGTCAAGATCCGCACCGGATCGCTTTAACCACCTTCCGTGTCCGAACGTCCTTGCGGTTGGCTCGCTGTGCCACCACCTACTCGCACAGCCGCAAGGAGACACCACAGGATCATGGGACTGTCGAAGCGCGCCCGCGTCATCGGGATCTCGTTGGCCACCGCCGCCGTCGTCGGCGCCGGCACGATCGCCGCCTTCACGGCCGGCGCGGCTGGAGGCAGCGACGGCACCGTCACCGCCTCCTTCGCCAAGACCTCGGACTGGGGCAGCGGCTTCCAGGGGCAGTACACGATCGCCAACGGGACCGGGCAGACCGTGCACGGCTGGACCGTCTCCTTCGACCTGCCGGCCGGGGAGCGCATCAGCTCCCTGTGGAACGGCACCATGACCGCCGCCGGGCAGCACATCACGGTCGCCAACCCGTCCTGGTCCGGCGACATCGCCACCGGGACCAGCGCCACCTTCGGCTTCGTGGTGGACGCCGCCTCCGGGTCCGCCGCGCCGGTGAACTGTCTGGTCAACGGCGCGTCCTGCGGAGGCGGGACGCCCGGCGGCGGTCCGAGCTCGGCGCCGAGCACTGCCCCCGGCTCGGCGCCGGGCTCGAGCACGCCTCCCAGCGGCGTGCCGTCGAGCTCGGCGCCGAGCAGCGCGCCGTCCTCCCCGCCGTCCTCCCCGCCGTCCTCCGCCCCGTCGTCGGTGCCGGCCCCACCGGCATCCGGCGCCGGCTACGGCTTCGCGCCCTACGTGGACACCAGCCAGCGCCAGGACCTCGGCGCGCTCGCGGCGGCGGCCGGCACCAAATACGTCACCGCGGCCTTCATGCTCGCCGGCGGCAGCGGCTGCACCCCGATCTGGAACGGCACCGCGGACCCGGCGTTCGAGGCGAGCCTGAAGTCCGGCATCGCCGACCTGCGCGCCAAGGGCGGCGACGTCATCGCCTCCTTCGGCGGCGCCAACGGCACCGAGCTGGCCCAGGCCTGCGCCGACGTGCCGCACCTGTCGGCGGCCTACAAGGCGGTGATCGACACCTACGGCCTCACCCACGTCGACTTCGACATCGAGGGCGCGGCCGGCACCGATCAGGCCTCGATCACCCGCCGGGCCCAGGCGCTGGCGCAGCTGCAGGCGGACTACGCCGCGGCCGGCAAGACCCTCGACGTGTCGCTGACCCTGCCGGTCCTGCCCTCCGGGCTGACCCAGGACGGTGTGAACATCGTCACCGCGGCCGCGAAGAACGGCCTGAAGGTCTCTGTGGTCAACGTCATGGCCATGGACTTCGGCGACTGGGCCGCCCCGAGCCCGGCCGGGAAGATGGGCCAGTACGCCGACCAGGCCGCGCAGTCCGTGCACGACCAGCTCAAGACCGTCTACCCGGACGCCTCCGACGCCCAGCTGTGGGCGATGGTCGGCATCACCCCGATGATCGGCGTCAACGACACCTCCGACGAGGTGTTCCAGGTCTCCGACGCCAAGGTCGTCGAACAGTTCGCCGCGCAGCACCACATCGGCCGGCTGGCCATGTGGTCGCTGACGCGGGACCAAGCGTGTGCGCAGCCGTCGTCGTGGGCCTCACCCACCTGCTCCTCGATCCAGCAGAACGCGTACGACTTCGCGCACACCTTCGAGGCCTTCACCGGCTAGCCCCCACCCCACTGGAGCCTCGAAGCACCAGGTGCCGGCACCGTCCCCACAGGCGGTGCCGGCACCTGACTTTCGTGACGCGCGCACGACAACGCCCGCCTCCTGGGACATCGGCCAGGTGGCGGGCGTTACGTTTTTCTCCCACGTGGGCGCCAACGGGAGTTCGGGGCGGGGGCGCCTTGTGGGTCGTGACCCGAGGTGGTGGCAATGCTGGGGGCTACTTATGCGAAACGCTCCAAGGGGCCCGTCCCTTGGAGCGTCGCCTGTACGTCCCCCGTTGGGTACTACGACGAGATTCCCTGGGCGGGTCAGCCCTCACGCTGCGGCGGGATGCCGTTCAGCAGAGCGCGCACCTCCTGCTCGCGGTAGCGGCGGTGGCCCCCCAGGGTGCGGATAGAGGTCAGCTTGCCGGCCTTGGCCCAGCGCGTGACCGTCTTGGGGTCGACGCGGAACATCGTGGCGACCTCTGCGGGCGTGAGCAGAGGCTCGGCGTCCGGCGTACGTGCGGTCATATGGACTCCTCCTGACGGAAACGGGCACCCAGCGCGCCCGATTTCTCGTGGACCCTCCCCGATAGCCTCGCTTGCCCGGTCCCGGGAAGACCGTGCGGCCGTGTCGGTTATAGGACGAACGGCTTGTCGTTCACAGTACAAGTACACCATCCGACCGGGGCCGTGGGCGATATCTATGAAATCGATACACAAAACCCGCACCGGCCGGTCGCGGACGTAGGGGCCGATATACGGACAGCTTCACCCCTGTAACGCTGTGTCGATCGAGGACAGCATCAGCTGGTTGCTTCACCCGCCATGCCCGGTTTCGACCCCGCGCCGGGGTCGGGAAGCGACCGGTGAAGTGATCTTGACACGGAGTACCGCCGGCGCGGAAGACCTCTGATCATGCTGTGCGAGCCTTGCTAGTTCGCGCGAGCCAGCACCCGCACCGCATCCCACTTAGCGCGATAGCGCAGATACGCAGCGGTAACCCCCGTATCGTCACTCTGAGCCAGAGCAGCGAGACCGTCCGCCACATAACGGACGGAACAGTCCAGGACGATTCCGTCTACCCGTTCCTCGGCACCCAATGCGTCCTGAGCCACCAGCAACCCCATCAGACCCCCGTAATCAAGCTCGACGACCGAGTGCGGGTGGAACTCCTCCAGCCACATCCCCAGCGTCTCCACGGCCTCCACAAGCGGTCCCGCTCCGAGCGCGCGCTTAAGCACTCGCAGCGCCCTGGCACAGCGCTTGCGGGCCTGGCTCATCGCTGTCCGGAACTGGAGCGTCACCGCGACGAGCTTCTCGTCCCCCTCGGCCGCCTCGCCGCCGGCCCGGGCCCCGCCCCCGTCGCCGGTCACCGCGTCCTCCATGCCGAACAGGACCAGCCAGCGGATCGGCACCTGCCAGGACGCGGTCAGGATGTGCGGCAGCGCCTCCGGGTCCTCGGCCCACCACCGTTCGTACTCGCTGTCGGCGCGCTCCAGCACCCCCTGCGGCCAGAACAGGCGGACGCCGCCGTCGCCGTGGACCGCGCGCAGCTCGGTCAGCGCCAGCCAGGACCGCAGCCGCGGCTGCCACGGGCACAGCAGGGGCGTCTCGCCGCTGTCCAGGACGTAGGCGACCCGCGGCTCGTTCTCCGGGACCGCGATGGGGGGCACCGCCACCAGGCCGCGCAGGGAGGCGCTCTGCTCCTCGGCGAGGGTCTTCGGCTCCGGGTTCCGCCGCAGCCAGGACTCCCACTCCGCGCGCTCCGCGGCCGGAAAGGCGGTCAGCGGTTCGTACACCCGCAGGTAGGCCATGTAGGGCGCCGGAATCGCGCCGCCGGGGGATGCGCGCACGTAGTGATGCTCTCACCTATGGCGCTCCCGCGCGTCGGCATGGGGCCCGTGGACCGGGGCGAACCGGGGCGGACCGGCCGCCGTGCGGACTCGCTCCGCGCCACCTTCGCCCCTCGCACCCGTTCGCCGTCCGACCCCAATAGGCTTCCTCCATACTGCCTCCATCCCCTGGGGTTCAGGCCGGGCGACCCCCGGGCGCTCCAGAAGGCGGAGGCCTCTCCCACAGCAAGCCTCCCCGACCACCAGTCACCAACAGGAGCAACGCAGTGTCTGACAAGCCTGACAACGACGTCAGCGAGGTATTCGCCAGCGACCACGAGCAGGTCGTGTTCTGCCGCGACGAGGAGACGGGCCTGAAGGCCATCATCGCGGTCCACAACACGCTGCTCGGCCCGGGGCTCGGCGGTACTCGCTTCTTCCCCTACGCGAGCGAGCAGGACGCGCTGAAGGACGTCCTGCGCCTGTCGCGCGGCATGTCGTACAAGAACGCCCTCGCCGGTCTGGACCTCGGGGGCGGCAAGGCCGTCATCATCGGCGACCCGAACGAGATCAAGTCCGAGGCGCTGCTGCGCGCCTACGGCCGTTTCGTGCAGTCCCTCAACGGGCGCTACTACACGGCGTGCGACGTCGGGACCTACGTGCAGGACATGGACGTCGTCGCCCGGGAGTCGAAGTTCGTCACCGGCCGCTCCGTGGAGTCCGGCGGCGCCGGCGACTCCTCCGTGCTCACCGCCTACGGCGTGTTCCAGGGCATGCGGGCCTCCGCCGAGCACCTGTGGGGCTCCTCCTCGCTGGCCGGCAAGCGGGTCGGCATCTCCGGCGTCGGCAAGGTGGG contains:
- a CDS encoding cellulose binding domain-containing protein, which gives rise to MGLSKRARVIGISLATAAVVGAGTIAAFTAGAAGGSDGTVTASFAKTSDWGSGFQGQYTIANGTGQTVHGWTVSFDLPAGERISSLWNGTMTAAGQHITVANPSWSGDIATGTSATFGFVVDAASGSAAPVNCLVNGASCGGGTPGGGPSSAPSTAPGSAPGSSTPPSGVPSSSAPSSAPSSPPSSPPSSAPSSVPAPPASGAGYGFAPYVDTSQRQDLGALAAAAGTKYVTAAFMLAGGSGCTPIWNGTADPAFEASLKSGIADLRAKGGDVIASFGGANGTELAQACADVPHLSAAYKAVIDTYGLTHVDFDIEGAAGTDQASITRRAQALAQLQADYAAAGKTLDVSLTLPVLPSGLTQDGVNIVTAAAKNGLKVSVVNVMAMDFGDWAAPSPAGKMGQYADQAAQSVHDQLKTVYPDASDAQLWAMVGITPMIGVNDTSDEVFQVSDAKVVEQFAAQHHIGRLAMWSLTRDQACAQPSSWASPTCSSIQQNAYDFAHTFEAFTG
- the bldC gene encoding developmental transcriptional regulator BldC; protein product: MTARTPDAEPLLTPAEVATMFRVDPKTVTRWAKAGKLTSIRTLGGHRRYREQEVRALLNGIPPQREG
- a CDS encoding Glu/Leu/Phe/Val dehydrogenase — its product is MSDKPDNDVSEVFASDHEQVVFCRDEETGLKAIIAVHNTLLGPGLGGTRFFPYASEQDALKDVLRLSRGMSYKNALAGLDLGGGKAVIIGDPNEIKSEALLRAYGRFVQSLNGRYYTACDVGTYVQDMDVVARESKFVTGRSVESGGAGDSSVLTAYGVFQGMRASAEHLWGSSSLAGKRVGISGVGKVGRYLIGHLIEDGASIVATDPYEGAIQWLRDNYAQVELVSSTEELIAADIDVYAPCALGGALDDTTVAALTAKIVCGAANNQLAHTGVEKQLEARGILYAPDYLVNSGGVIQVADEINGFDFERAKRRASGIFDTTMRIYSLASEEGVPPSVAADRLAERRMRDVGRLRGVYLP